tatttagtgtatataaataatatatagtttatatatagCTGGGGGGAAGAACACGTGCTCACAGGGGTGGGAGTGGCGGTGGGGGGGGGAGACGGGGGGGGGGNNNNNNNNNNNNNNNGGGGGCTGAGGGGAAAGATTATATTagaggttttcttttttcagttggGCCATCTGGATGAGTTGTGGGATAATTCATCCCACCTCAAGCACTTAAATAGTGATTTATCACGGGCCTGGAGTCACGGGTATGTATCAGGTAAAGTGAACAATGGCCATTGTGAGATTGGGCTGGATAACAATGTAAATGAGGCCTCAATTGTTTGATCTGTGTGCGAGCCATTGTAAGAAAGACACagataaaatagtaatgcGTTCTGACCTAAAAGTTGCAGATGCTGTACCTGATTACATAGTTGAGTTTTCAATTACCATTAGTGCATTCGAAGATTTGGTTTCATGCTGACTACTTTGCTTCCTGTGGTGCATTGTAATATAACATGCAAAAACCATGACATCTGCATTCCAGGATTATGATGTTTCAAATAGTGAGGGGAAAGATACTGTTGGAGGGTTTCCTTTTGTAATTTGGCCATCCAAATGGGTTGTGGCATAATTCATCCTACCTCAAGCACTTGAATAGCCCATGAATCATGGGCATGTAAAGTAAACAATGGACATTCTGAGCCCAATCCTACAATGTAAATGATGCCTCAATTATTtgctctgtgtgtgtgtgccaTTGTCAGAAAGACACagataaaatagtaatgcGTTGTCCTAAAAGTTGCAGAAGCTGTACCTGATTACATAGTTGAGTTTTCAATTACCATTAGTGCATTCGAAGATTTGGTTTCATGCTGACTACTTTGCTTCCTGTGGTGCATTGTAATATAACATGCAAAAACCATGACATCTGCATTCCAGGATTATGATGTTTCAAATAGTGAGGGGAAAGATACTGTTGGAGGGTTTCCTTTTGTAATTTGGCCATCCAAATGGGTTGTGGCATAATTCATCCTACCTCAAGCACTTGAATAGCCCATGAATCATGGGCATGTAAAGTAAACAATGGACATTCTGAGCCCAATCCTACAATGTAAATGATGCCTCAATTATTtgctctgtgtgtgtgtgccaTTGTCAGAAAGACACagataaaatagtaatgcGTTGTCCTAAAAGTTGCAGAAGCTGTACCTGATTACATAGTTGATATTTCAGTTACCATGAGTGCATTCCAAGATTTGGTTTCATGCTGACTACTTTGCTTCCTGTGGTGCATTGTACTATAACATGCAAAAACCATGACATCTGCATTATGATGTTTGAAATACTCGTGGCTTCACTTTTGTAGAAATGTCATCTATTGTTTTCTCTTAATTTCTGCCGGacacaattttatcattttgacTTATATCGCTCGTAATTTTCTGTAGATGGAGATCAAGATAAGTATTATCTAGAAGGACTGATGGAAAGCCCTTCAGTGGATGATGATGTAGATTGCTTCTCACCCATGTTTTTAAATGCGACTTCAGTCAACACTGAGGTCTACTACAATAAAGCAGTTAACTACACTTTGATGGTCACCTTTGTATCCTTTACcagtatatttttctaatactAGACATAAGTAAAATGAGATTTGTATTCTTTTGGTGGATTCCCTAACTTTTTCGTGCACTAGATCTCTTTCCTCCAAGTTCTATTGTTAATCCGGCAAATGGAACACAGTAATACGCAGTCGGTAAGATTTCCTTTCTTGTACTTGATACTTCATGACAAGAGCTGTTATTGCAAATTGTATTGTTAAGGCTTTTGCTGCTTTGTATTTCATAAAGCTATATGAAGCACTACTTTCTTAAATTCCAGGGGGCTGCCAAAGTTTCACTTCTGATGATTGGGCATCAGGCTATAATGGATGCTTACTTTTGTCTCTTACATCTTACCGCTGGAATTCTAGTTGGTATGTTCCCATATGAATCAGTTTATATGTGCGTAATGGTTCCCACTTTCTATAGGTGATCTTGTTCCTAATCTTTTTTTTGGCGGATTCTAGCCTATTCTTTTAGAAATTGTTTCTTCACCAATCTTGATTCTTATACCGAGCTTTGACTTTTTGAGTATACCTTTGGACATGTAAGCAACTTTCATTAGCATCCGATGTAATAATTTCTCTCTATCCGCACAAAGAATGGTTGAATCATTGATAGAAGAAGTACTATTATAATCTAGGAGAGGATCTAACAAAAAGTTTAGTCAGTTGGAGGCAACTGAATAATGTGGTGGGCCAGCTCTTGTTACACTCATGGTGCTGACATCATGTGCTGGAATATATAGTATTTAGACATCTAAAGACAAAATGACAAGGTAAaagtaattatgaaataaaactCCCTGGTACTTAAAATTACTAGTGTCGGCATCGCTTGAGGAGACGGTAGCTTTTCCACTGGGATTTTATTTCCCATGCATTGCAGAATGAATAAGACCATGGTCTGAATCATTTAGAATCTTTTTGGGTCAAAACATGCTGGTACCTATGCATTTCAGACTGTTGTTAGGATGCATATATATTGCTATACATGCCTCAGTTGAGAAAGCTATAtagttgatttatttatttgcaacCTGAGAAACTAGAACTCAGGATATTGATCTTTGCTTGTTCGTGCTGCAACTTTACAGGTCCAACTATAGTCCCTACAAACATGTGTTGTAACTTTGTggttgaatttaaatatatatttttatgaagtcACAAAAGTATGTCATGATTTTTCCTGGTCCATCGAGCGATTAAGCATATCATAGTGGTGGCATATCCCATAAATTTGTGGACATAATTTAATGCCGCGATGGCTAATGTTGTGCAGAGACAATCCTTTTTTGGATATGAAATGTCAAAGGATGTCTTGTATCATGAGAGTTGAACATGTTTTCCATAGTCCCCTACTGCAGACGTGCTTCTGGCACTGTACAATGTAGTATCCAGATGGTGATTATAATATGTGGGGGTATATTATGAAGGGTTGGACATCTTAAACTTATGTTGTCAGGGCACTCTAGAAAACTATCTAAGGTGATGTCGAAGTTCCAAGAGTAAGAGGCATCCTTCTTTAAGTAGTAGGGGaaaatgcagaaaaagaaaattgggtAAGTAGTTCTACTGACATTAGATTCTCCTACTGGAGCTGGTTATGTGATAGGGTctgtaatttgtttaattatctCCACCTGCAGACAATAGTTTGTTGACTTATGATATTCCCCTGAGAAAGTGAGAAACAGTAGATGGTAGTGGAGATCATCTTTTCTTGTTTAGAGACTTCAAGCCAAACAAAGACTGgtatttacataatatttaatgtGCCAAGAACAGCTATTGTATTTGTCCATCACTGTTTGGCTGCTTGTATTGCAGCTTAGTTGGAATGTTAAGCTGTTCAATACATGAGGGTTTCTCGATAAGCAGCTTAAGGccttaataaaaatttgtgcTTCTTTGCTTCTACTTATGCTAACTCAGTTGTTGGGTGTTGTTTCTCGGAATAACAATACTTAAAGACAATCTACAATCTGCCTATTTCTCTTTGAGATTACCTTGTTTGCtcttcattataaaaatatttcctaTTGTTAGAACTTGTATGAAGTTTAAGCTGGTGCTTGGCTGGTTGCAGAATCCCTTTTTAATGCCTTTGCAACTGCTGCAtttttcaagtttgtggtctTCTCGATATTTGAAATGCGGTACCTTCTTGCAATATGGAAGGCAAATAGGCCTTCTATGAATAATGGAGAGAATTGGGAAGCTATGAGGCGCGAGCTTTCAGCTCTTTACAGTCGTTTCTGTAAGTCTCTTTTACCTGTTatgtaatatatgtaatattgttCCCAAATGTTTAGTGGGCCTATCTGGTTTGGGAAATTGGTTCTTTCTGAGTGGTCAACCCAAGTGCCTGTTTGAGGCTCACAACAAAAGGCGTTGCTTGGTCATGTATGTGTTGTGGACCACTTGATTATTATCTATAGAAACATTTAGATTAATTATGATGAGTATTTTCAGAAGTATTACGTGAGAGTGGTTGCGATAtgccaaaatttgaatttcccTGTCTTGAATTAAGTAACTAGAGTTTCACAATGTTGATTCACACATCCATTGTGGGTTTTGACTTCGGACGACATTTCTGCTTGCTAAGCTTGTAAATTTATGTTCTCTTTTCTGAGAGTTTCCAAAATTTGAGACATGTGCAAGCTTGATTATGCTGGATGCTTGTACTGAAGCACTGAAGCAGCCATTGCAGAAGAAACTATAGAAAAAAACTCTTAAGAAATTAGTGTATGTGGAGAAACGTTGACATAAAAAAACCGGGAGATTCAGTCATGGGACAGATTGACAGAGAGAGATGGAAAAGTAAAGATGGAGAATTGCGTGATATAGGAATTAGTTTAAAACATTGTAccgaattttaaataatatcaaacatTTTGAACATACTTGTTACTTATCGGTCGAACAAGGAGAGATGTGAAATAGGTATGCTAAATTGTGCATCTAGGAGTTAGTTTAAAACTTTATGCTGGCATTTGAACGATGGAACAAAAAGCATGAGGATATTTAACTGGCAAGAAATAGAAACCGAACCTATAGCAAATTGGATAACTATAAAACTAATACGGAACATTACCAATCTTCGTTTGAACTGAATTTTCAGTTGGCTTGTTTCAACATGTAAAGATAATTGTTAACACCGTAAATTCATCCATCCACAAATAGTACTCCGAGTTAGCGTGGGATGGGTAATAAAGAGTAGTGATTGATGTGGTCAGTTATGAAGTAGTTTTTGTTTTCGCTTGCTCCAATATTGGTGCATGAAATTACCTTTCTGTGTAACATCTTATCCTATCTCTAGATAATTGTTGTATTTGCTTCACTGTCTTTGGGTTGTAGACCTTCTATATTGGTTATTCATAAACACAgctttattttgtttgcaCCTTGTTAAATGTCTGATATTTTCTTGCATTGTTACTTTGCAGATGGGATCCTTTTAGGTGGCATTCTCGTCATGTATGAGTTTCATAAGTTCTTGCGCTATATTATCCTCCTCCTCTACTCTTTCTGGATTCCACAAATAGTCACTAACGTGGTTCGTGACTCGAGGAAACCGTTGCATCCTCATTATATTCTTGGGATGACAATCACTCGCATTGCTATTCCATTATATGCATTTGGTTGTCCGCATAATTTCATGCGAATAGAGCCTGACAGGGGTTGGTGCATTTGTTTGGCGCTTTTCACGGGGCTCCAAGCATGTATTCTTCTTCTGCAGCACTACTTTGGAGCTCGGTGGTTCATTCCTCGTCAggtttgtttctttcattCCAAATAGGGATGGTTTTGCTCTCATTTGCAaaatttggtttttattttgagtacCATAAAACACAACTGCATGTGGACTTACGAAAGCTCTGCTAAACTAAGTTTTCTGTCcctctcaaaaaaaaaacaaaaactagtTTTCTGTCGCTCAATGCCGTGACTATGAATCAGAAAGGCTCGATGCTGTAAGTTGAAATATCATCTTAAATCCTAATAATAAGACCATTTTAAGTTTAGTTTGAATGTTCTGCTTCAAAGATATTTGAGGCGTACTCTTAATAGCCATGTGGGCAGAAAGAACACATGCATATTCTCCTCTACGCTTGTGCTGCATTGATGGCtaatatggtaaattttacTGCGTTGTCATTAATCTCCCAAAAATCTGGTATCATTCATGTAAAGTGATGTCCCTTAAGAGCTGTTTACTTTGAGATCCTATCAAATGAACTTTTAGAGTAATAACCTAAACAATGAGACCGTGAACGCAATTTGCATTTGGGTATTAGCTGAATTTCTCATGGAATTCATTTATGTACATTGTCACTTGTAAGGAAGCACGGTTTTTAACTTTAGATATCTGCTTTAAGTGTTCTAGAGTGGGAGAAAGAGttatatcatatttcttttctcaGAAACCAATGGTTTATATTGGCTCTAGTTGCTGTTCCTGTGTGTCTACTTACtgaagataaataaattttactacaTCAAGCATGTTATGCTAGTTGTAACAGccgatttaagtattttagcATGATATATGCAGATTTTACCAGAGAAATATAGCTACTACCGGAGATTCCATCAGGGTTCAAATCATGCCATAGATTGTGTTATTTGCATGACTACCATTGAGCTCGGTCAACGTTCAAATGATTGCATGGTATTGCCTTAGTCTTCCTTTTATTACCATGAGATTTGTTATCTTCTTCAACTATCATTTTGACTCCATTATCTGTCTATAGGTGACGCCATGCGATCATTTCTTTCACTCTGGATGTCTGCAAAGATGGATGGACATAAAAATGGAGTGCCCGACATGCCGCCGTCCGCTCCCACCTTCCTAGAGGCTgtatattttgttcttaaaCTAAGTTGAGACTGCTTAATAGTTAACTCGGTAAGATTCCCCAAATTTACAACCTTAACTCCCGACTCCTTTTTGTTTCCGAGTTTTGAAAACAGTGTTCTCCACATTCACTTGATTGTGCATGTTTTCAAGAAGTACCTTGTCTGGGAATGgttgttttctttcaaatttgacCGGGACCTAATTCATCCCAATGCCAAGGGTTCAAACCCAAACCTCCTGTCTCACTGAAAATAACTCAACAACATTTATCTCCGTGTCTCTCTTCTCTATACAAAGATCAATTTAGAGAAAcctcatcaaatttatacaGCAGTCACCATTCCATATTTCTGTTCCAGGTTggagaaaatggagaaaaggCATGGCTAATGTTGATCGCAGAAGAGGATCACGGTCTAAGACGAGCAGCCCCACACGGTTTGCATGTATACAGTAATGTAACGGAAAGGCAACAAAAGATTTACAGTTAAACTTTCTTCTCCAGACGTCtcgtttttccttttaaggTATAGGTTTAAATGACAGATGCAGCGCATCTTTGTCCCAGGACGCTAAGAGCAGCTTATGTTTGGCTGCCACTGAAGCAAGGTACATATTTGGTCACAAACTCCTCTTCTGTGTGTATATACCGTCTTCAAATAAGTGGATCTATGTTATGTATAATTGCTTTTCCTATTGTAGAATTTTGCCTATATAtgtctctctctatatatatatatttgctttaCTCTCTATTTTAACCTCCATGTTGTTTTCCGATATGGGATTCTAGTGATGAAAATATTAGGGAAAAGAGAATTTCTATCTTCAAATATGTGTATGTTTTTCTTGCATGTTCTTTACTCAATGCATAGTCCAGACATACCCTTAGATGTCAAGAACAATATaatatgggtaaattacaatgaccgTCTATAacattttgcataattatgaatgtttttcgttgtttaaaaatgttaatattcccttaatgtttgatgaaattatgtaatttttggataaatacttgaaattgtcaattttaacattactgtatttttttccttaaagaaaataaaaatttgtataaacatCGGACTAAAcggatgaaaaaatttgaaaaaaatcatccattgtatccttaaaaaattttcataaaattatatatcggTCAACAAGGACGATTAGTTTATCgcaagaaataaatgaaaacctaacagaaAGTAGCGGATTGGTTCAGTTGTTGGATGACCGCTAGAATAACAAATGTATCAGTGATTTGTCAAACAGTgaaaaggtatttataattacatcaaactcaAGGAAGTTCGTTGCAATTTATCCaaacaataaaattgcaaGTTTAACTCTAGATATGAAATTGACATTAACTATCACAAATCATGTTAATttgaacatatttttattctatcacgtaattaaataaaacagaactatcacaaaaatatatatattttcattctatCACATTTaagaagaaatcaaataaaaaaaatattaaaaataagaacccttaattcttgaaaatattattaattgagaATTGAGAACGGAAACAAATTAAACCGAGGGGGGTTGTTCCATATTAGTTGTACAAACCAGCTCTCGATgtactaattataaatagccatcgttatttgaaaaattatcaatgccTTCTTGATTTTAGCAGTTGTCTAATAATTAGTCCAATTTCATTCATCTTTTGCggtaaattgattaaaatgcccttttggattaaaaatattaattttatttatttttgaaatttttttgatttttttatggactaagtgggtaattttaaaaaaaaaattcattcaccccattcaaaaaattttataaatttttaatttttttttaaaaaaatacaataatagtAAAGATAACAAATCTCATACCTCcattcaagaaattttattaatattaggggtatttgtaattttttaaataatggagaaatatttgtaaatatgaCAAGGTTCAGGGGAGTTCATTGTAATTTGCCCTTTTCTAAAacatccttttttttttatttatctctgtaaagtaattagttatatcaataattttcattcatacaCATTTgaagtaaatttatattatcaatattgattaattaatcaactttttcttattaaacaAGCAAAAAGTTGAAAACACCAACGGATGGAAAATttcaatctatatatatatatatatatatatctatactatgtataaaaggtaaattttAAGTGTTTGTTCTCtatgaaaagatatttatactcttatttaagtaatattttttcaataataaatcaaaataaaaataattataaaagaataaagttCTATAGAGAAAGACTATTTATAGTCCTAATAcatcttaattatttagacAATGCTAAacatacttaattaaaaagataaataaacaaataatattttcagatgATTAATTTGTCAGaagagatttttaaaaatattttacgaaAACTTTAATGTACTAGAGCAtagtaaaattcaaatatttaagtaattctttttaatactaaattaggattaattataaaataaaattctataaaaagaaCTATTTAATAATCCTAATACCTCTAAACTACTTAcacaatgataaatatatcaaattaagaagaataaatagacaaataatatttctacataattaatttattagaagaGATTTtactttaacaaaaaaaataatttactagggttatagtaaatttaaaatgaaatagcgTCTCGATAATATATAGAGTTAAGTACTAGTTTAActtcaaaaagtaaaaaaataaagaatcagtataatgaatttttagtaaaagttatcaattttattaaattagaagtGCTCTCGAAAAACTTGATATGGATAACTTCTACctaaatgattttatttcaatattaatatgagataattatatttaaattgcattttcatgcatttttattttttaccctAATATACTGGAGGTAAAATGATACTAATAAGTGCAACTTATGACTAGGAATACATACATAAAAGTGAGATTTTTTTAAGTGTTTATTGCTAAAAGACATTAGTACATTTACATACGTActcttttcaataataaatgaatattagttatataaagggtaaaattattgttggtcccttaaatttgtatttgacTTTAGTACCTaaaatccattttttaatgttagccctaaaattttaattttccgaCCCTTCTGatcattttttgataaaaatgtaGCTGAAATATGGTAATGTGACCAGCACATGTAGGGGTGGGTGTTTGGATCGGGTATTTTGGATCTCGATCCAACCCAACAAAAGCGAATTCGggttaatttttcaattttttcaaaagaaatgcaggtatcaaattaattttaaacattgGGTCGGGGTTTTGGTGGGAGAGTCCCACCAGAACTGCCCgatattttactcttttttttttttttaaaaaaaaaggtaaaacaTGTGTAAGAGGGAGTGTTTGTGTAAAGCATGTAATCATTTTGCAAGCATCAATCTTCTCGATAAAGTAAACCCAAGTCTCTTATCATCTTTTTCGTGTTGTAAATAATCGGGGGAAGGATGTGACTAGGGGGTTTTAAGTTACTAGCCCACCGGACACTTCATCcactagaaaaattataacacttaactatgattaattgttatggTTATTGAACACGGCCACGCAACGGTTGTTGGCCGTAGTTTTTGCAagggtggctaaaacatttgaATGGCTgaaaatcattacaaatgtTTTGACCATGGCTCTTAGCcgtgacaaataattttttcatgggggaaaaattatttttttgcatcgattttatttaaacatagTTAGTAGTCATTTATGATGGTTTTTAGTCATAGCACTAGtaatttttgggaaaaagaaatttttcatcctataactttggtttgaatttgttttggtcctttaacCTAATTTATGACTCTTTTGCTCTTTTGATATAAATGCTAATAATCCATCATAATGCTCTAAGtataatataaccaaatatttttttaataaacctaAACTCTTATACCATTCTAGGCGAGTATTACCTACGAGAtgcaaaatgaataaatatatatgaataaaattgcTTTTGAAAAGTTGTGTAGGTGTCAAAATTGAgtcaaatgactaaaattaagcaattttgaaagttaccggactaaaactaaaatgggtaatttaaaggactaaaattaatagcagGCTAACTTAAatgactaaataaataatttttttctaatatttttttctagtaatTGTAGCACCTTTAGGGCATGTTGTACTCTACTTTATGTTCACTAGCCGAACACTTGCTGACAACTGGGATTGATCACGTTAGTTGTATAACGGCTGACCGATCGCATGCACTACATCATAGTTGAACGAACTAGGGCAACCTATACACCATCAGTGGGAAAGGGGCTACAATCACCCTTTGGTTTAGGCTAGGGATGCGTTGAGAAAAACTGCGGAGCAACAATCATAAACCATCCTCTGATTTTAACTCATCTCCTGATAATTACCCTAGTGTGTCGCCGTTATAACATGACTTGGCACAAGAATCGAGTGTGGCCGAATCATCATAGTACTTCATCACTGGTGCTTGCCATGGGCTATATTCCTCCACAAACCTCTTCAAATATAAGTTGAGCATAACATCATTTATCATTCTGAACTTACGATTATAGCACTTACAACACAtgcatctaatttttttgtggttcATATGCATACTGATCCTTAGtccaatttataaaattccaAATACCATCTTCATACTCCTCCATTTCCCAACAAattcttctcatacatccatctcctctATTGTCTTAATATATTACCTCattgtatataaatacatatataaattataaacacctaaaaaattatatataattaaccttttcataattaatatataatatattgaaaacaacaacaacattaATTAGAGTTTTATTGGTTTCATTGTTACCTAGATAATGATCACATCCTCCACCTCAAATTTTCAGACCATGcgaattcaatattaataatatatatatatatatatatataataccaataaaaattgaaggttAACATTATTCAACTTTAAGAGTTTTGATTGGTAGAATGCAAGAAAGTAAGAACACAAATGAGAGGATGCACTCCAATTTATAGAGctttttataatgaatttgtGGACGGATTTAGGAAAGACTTATAATATAGGTGTTGAAATAGAGGCATTAGAAGTTTTTATGTAGAATTTTGCAATGACATTtagaactatatttttataattgttagaaaataatCGTTCAATTTGCATACCATCGTAAAACCgtctcaaaatatttatcaaatttcacaaataagaagtgaacataaaaatattcctGATCATGTATGTGGGATTGAATGTTTATCCTTCTTAATTGATTTGTAAACATTGACAGCTCGATTTTGAGATATCTGACTTCACTTAATACTTCATGTGGACAATTGTTTAAAGGGATATAATAAgtctaaataattaagaataaagcTAAGAGAGTAAGTAAATCTTCTAAATACATGCGACATCATAGATACTGTAGGGCATGTAATTGTTTCAGGTAGTCAGCATGACGATGATGTTTTCAAGAATATTTACAGTGTACTTCGGACATACCCAGATAAGTACAAAAGcccatgataaatattaaaaaacaatcaaaCCGTGTGGAAAAAGCATCCAAAGGACCCTATATAATGTAACCTTAACTGAAATAATAAACCCCTCGGAACAGGACGTTGAGCCCTCAAAGATGGCTTCATTGCGATGCCTCCAAAGTGTATAGACCGTGCATGACGATGATGTTTTGGTTGTAGGGTATGTGAATTCAGACTATGCTGGTGATTTGCATGATAGAAGGTGTGCAACTAGGTATGTTTTTACTCTAGGTAGCCCCCGCTGTATGGTGGTATAGGGTAATTTTGTAACTGTACTGAGAGTAATAAATACGCGTTGTATTTGTAATCTAATTGAGACTTTTATcagagataataaaaatacacataatgtttggattcattttcaaagtgttttattatgttttatggagatagagagagaaaaacaaaaataaataagtatgtgtcaGAGATAGTATacatgtttggatttgtttttgaagataatttaaaataaatattgtatgtttaatgttgtgtttttgggaaacaaaaattactgttcattgtcaaatcactgtcaaatcatgtcttttttatatatttttatgtatatgtgtgtgtaaatatatatgtatgtatttatgtcaaaacagttaaaaacacccaaataatatatttttgtataatgacaaacattggatatgttttatcttatcctaaaaataacttgaaaataaaaacaaacaccACTCATCGCTCTCGAGGACGTAGGCACCTTctccaaaattaatataatattatttctcaaTAGAAATCATTTTAGTTCGTACCTAATACCAAACAAAATATTCCacgcaattttaatttttttattatcgaTTAACTGAATCGAATcgaatactaattttttttttttgcgaaatgtgaaagaaatgtaaatatttaacaCTTTAGGGCCCTAATTcctagtttaattatttttttatg
This genomic stretch from Sesamum indicum cultivar Zhongzhi No. 13 linkage group LG16, S_indicum_v1.0, whole genome shotgun sequence harbors:
- the LOC105178563 gene encoding transmembrane E3 ubiquitin-protein ligase 1, coding for MGPMKSLDFSSILFRFLTGLWFIFAVIWPVNGLRPLRQRPRSWGDEWLPLGKEEHELGPFSSWNITGTYRGNWKFLELANSSSKFPDFRNSNGNSILELISTPTKITGVHYVQGIIIFHDVFDNEHDVRGAQIRVEGVYIWPFRQLRMVANSGKEGEFGQEDDYLLSNPYHLLGVFSSQVFLESPREKIWKRKHSPIYEMEKHCNIEIAAQISRASSGKNDGDQDKYYLEGLMESPSVDDDVDCFSPMFLNATSVNTEVYYNKAVNYTLMVTFISFLQVLLLIRQMEHSNTQSGAAKVSLLMIGHQAIMDAYFCLLHLTAGILVESLFNAFATAAFFKFVVFSIFEMRYLLAIWKANRPSMNNGENWEAMRRELSALYSRFYGILLGGILVMYEFHKFLRYIILLLYSFWIPQIVTNVVRDSRKPLHPHYILGMTITRIAIPLYAFGCPHNFMRIEPDRGWCICLALFTGLQACILLLQHYFGARWFIPRQILPEKYSYYRRFHQGSNHAIDCVICMTTIELGQRSNDCMVTPCDHFFHSGCLQRWMDIKMECPTCRRPLPPS